In the Hordeum vulgare subsp. vulgare chromosome 7H, MorexV3_pseudomolecules_assembly, whole genome shotgun sequence genome, one interval contains:
- the LOC123413306 gene encoding aurachin C monooxygenase/isomerase, with the protein MGERVAVVVGGSVAGLACAHAAAGAGWKAVVLEKAAGPAAGGGTGAGLGLDAQSMETLARWIPRWGLDAATLPLAVDLNRATDSETKAARALTRDEGFNFRAAHWGELHRRLHDALPAAVTVRWGHQFLSFEVCGSDGDGGKRGGVLATARVLGTGETVEVAGDLLVAADGCTSSIRRRFLPDLKLRYSGYCAWRGVFDFTGKESSDIVAGIRRAYPELGSCLYFDLAEKTHAVLYELPGNRLNWLWYINGPEPELTGSSVTMKVSDATLAGMQDDAERVWSPELARLIRETAEPFVNVIYDADPLPRLSWAGGSVALVGDAAHPTTPHGLRSTNMSVHDARVLGECLGRWGDTPPPRALAEYEAARLPVVAAQVLHARRLGRLKQGLPVEDGDAGAFDGRAATAEEALQLRQRGMPYFGGAPTVDDGSFVNCEL; encoded by the exons ATGGGTGAGCGGGTGGCCGTCGTGGTGGGAGGGAGCGTGGCGGGCCTGGCCTGCGCGcacgcggcggcgggggcggggtGGAAGGCGGTGGTGTTGGAGAAGGCGGCGGGGCCGGCGGCCGGAGGCGGCACGGGCGCCGGGCTCGGCTTGGATGCGCAGTCTATGGAGACCCTCGCCCGCTGGATCCCCCGGTGGGGTCTCGACGCGGCCACGCTGCCGCTCGCCGTCGACCTG AACAGGGCAACGGACAGCGAGACGAAGGCGGCGCGGGCGCTGACGAGGGACGAGGGCTTCAACTTCCGCGCGGCGCACTGGGGCGAGCTGCACCGGCGGCTTCACGATGCCCTGCCGGCCGCGGTGACCGTGCGCTGGGGCCACCAGTTCCTTTCGTTCGAGGTTTGTGGCTCGGACGGCGATGGCGGCAAACGCGGCGGGGTCCTCGCGACGGCTCGCGTGCTCGGCACCGGCGAAACGGTGGAGGTCGCCGGGGATTTGCTGGTCGCGGCGGATGGCTGCACGTCCTCGATCCGCCGGCGCTTCCTCCCTGACCTCAAGCTCAG GTACTCCGGGTACTGCGCATGGCGAGGGGTGTTCGATTTCACCGGGAAGGAAAGCTCTGATATCGTCGCCGGCATCCGAAGAGCGTACCCAGAGCTCGGCAGCTGCCTGTACTTCGATCTGGCCGAAAAGACTCACGCCGTGCTCTACGAGTTGCCAGGGAATAGGCTCAACTGGCTATGGTACATCAACGGCCCAGAGCCAGAGCTCACG GGGAGCTCCGTGACGATGAAGGTGAGCGACGCCACGCTGGCAGGGATGCAGGACGACGCCGAGCGCGTCTGGTCGCCGGAGCTGGCGCGGCTGATCAGGGAAACGGCAGAACCGTTCGTGAACGTGATCTACGACGCGGACCCGCTGCCGCGGCTGTCGTGGGCGGGCGGCAGCGTGGCGCTGGTCGGCGACGCTGCGCACCCGACCACCCCGCACGGGCTGCGGAGCACCAACATGTCCGTCCACGACGCCCGCGTGCTCGGGGAGTGCCTCGGGAGGTGGGGGGACACGCCGCCGCCGCGCGCTCTGGCCGAGTACGAGGCCGCGCGGCTGCCGGTCGTGGCGGCGCAGGTGCTGCACGCCCGCAGGCTTGGGCGGCTGAAACAGGGCCTGCCGGTGGAGGATGGTGACGCGGGGGCTTTCGAcgggagggcggcgacggcggaggaGGCCTTGCAGCTGCGGCAGAGGGGCATGCCGTATTTTGGCGGCGCGCCAACTGTAGACGACGGTAGTTTTGTGAATTGCGAATTGTGA
- the LOC123413304 gene encoding protein argonaute PNH1, which produces MLEVLEMTPPPPPPPQPRRQPRGGGGGRKQPLQSSVAQPKAEPPTTPEGGGKRCGGKRRGGRGRARPAEGPRPATGPPVPAAAATNRAVIGPPVPGKGLSFCRRPGFGTVGARCVVKANHFLAEIPDKDLTQYDVKITPEVTSRCVNRAIIAELVRLYRESDLGMRLPAYDGRKSLYTAGALPFDAREFVVRLTDDDSGTGVPPREREYRVAIKFAARADLHHLRQFIAGRQADAPQEAVQVLDIVLRELASQRYVAIGRSFYSPDIRKPQRLGDGLQSWCGFYQSLRPTQMGLSLNIDMSSTAFIEALPVIDFVAQILGKDVMSRPLSDANRIKIKKALRGVKVEVTHRENVRRKYRISGVTAQPTHELIFPIDDQMNMKSVVEYFKEMYGFTIQQSHLPCLMVGNQKKANYLPMEACKIVEGQRYTKRLNEKQITSLLKVTCQRPREKEMDILQTVHQNGYDQDPYAKEFGINISEKLTSVEARVLPAPWLKYHDAGKEKECLPQVGQWNMVNKKVINGGKVSHWACINFSRSVQETTARGFCQELAQMCQISGMEFNSEPVLPIYSARPDQVAKALKHVYNVALHKLKGKELELLLAILPDNNGALYGDIKRICETDLGLISQCCLTKHVFKISKQYLANVSLKINVKMGGRNTVLVDALSWRIPLVSDIPTIIFGADVTHPETGEDSSPSIAAVVASQDWPEVTKYAGLVCAQAHRQELIQDLYKTWHDPQRGTVTGGMVRELLISFRKATGQKPLRIIFYRDGVSEGQFYQVLLYELDAIRKACASLEPNYQPPVTFVVVQKRHHTRLFANNHKDRSSMDKSGNILPGTVVDSKICHPTEFDFYLCSHAGIQGTSRPAHYHVLWDENNFSADEMQTLTNNLCYTYARCTRSVSVVPPAYYAHLAAFRARFYMEPELSENHTSKSSSGTNGTSVKPLPAVKEKVKRVMFYC; this is translated from the exons ATGCTGGAGGTCCTCGAGATgacgccgcctccgccgccgccgccgcagccacgGCGCCAGCCTAGGGGAGGCGGCGGGGGGAGGAAGCAGCCGCTGCAGAGCAGCGTCGCGCAGCCCAAGGCGGAGCCGCCGACGACGCCCGAGGGAGGAGGCAAGAGGTGCGGCGGGAAGCGGCGCGGCGGCCGCGGCCGCGCCAGGCCCGCGGAGGGGCCGCGGCCGGCGACAGGGCCTCCCGTGCCGGCCGCGGCGGCGACGAACCGCGCCGTCATTGGCCCGCCCGTGCCCGGCAAGGGGCTCTCCTTCTGCCGGCGGCCGGGGTTCGGGACCGTGGGCGCGCGCTGCGTCGTCAAGGCCAACCACTTCCTCGCCGAGATTCCCGACAAGGACCTCACCCAGTACGAC GTCAAGATCACGCCGGAGGTCACCTCCCGGTGCGTGAACCGGGCCATCATCGCCGAGCTGGTGCGCCTCTACCGGGAGTCCGACCTCGGCATGCGCCTCCCGGCCTACGACGGCCGCAAGAGCCTCTACACCGCCGGCGCACTCCCGTTCGACGCGCGCGAGTTCGTCGTGCGCCTCACCGACGACGACAGCGGCACCGGCGTCCCACCACG CGAGAGGGAGTACAGGGTCGCCATCAAGTTCGCCGCGCGCGCCGACCTCCACCACCTCCGGCAGTTCATCGCCGGGCGGCAGGCCGACGCGCCGCAGGAGGCAGTCCAGGTCCTCGACATCGTCCTCCGGGAGCTCGCCAGCCAGAG GTACGTGGCGATAGGGCGGTCGTTCTACTCGCCGGACATAAGGAAGCCGCAGCGGCTCGGCGACGGCCTGCAGTCGTGGTGCGGGTTCTACCAGAGCCTCCGGCCGACACAGATGGGCCTGTCGCTCAACATCG ATATGTCGTCCACCGCGTTCATCGAGGCGCTGCCGGTGATCGACTTCGTGGCCCAGATATTGGGGAAGGATGTCATGTCAAGGCCATTGTCGGATGCAAACAGGATCAAG ATCAAGAAAGCGCTGCGTGGGGTGAAAGTTGAAGTTACTCACCGGGAAAATGTAAGGCGGAAGTACCGCATTTCGGGGGTGACTGCGCAACCAACTCATGAACTCAT CTTCCCAATTGACGATCAAATGAATATGAAGTCTGTCGTGGAATATTTCAAGGAAATGTATGGGTTTACCATTCAGCAATCACATCTTCCTTGCCTTATGGTTGGAAACCAAAAGAAGGCAAACTATCTACCGATGGAG GCCTGCAAGATTGTTGAGGGTCAGAGATACACAAAGAGGTTGAATGAAAAGCAGATCACATCACTGCTAAAGGTTACATGCCAAAGGCCTAGAGAAAAGGAAATGGATATTCTACAG ACAGTTCATCAAAACGGATATGACCAAGATCCTTACGCAAAGGAATTTGGGATCAACATAAGTGAGAAGCTAACATCCGTTGAAGCGCGCGTCCTTCCTGCACCTTGG CTGAAATATCATGATGCTGGAAAGGAAAAGGAGTGCCTGCCACAGGTTGGTCAATGGAACATGGTGAACAAG AAAGTGATTAATGGGGGCAAAGTAAGTCACTGGGCTTGTATAAACTTCTCAAGGAGTGTTCAAGAAACCACCGCACGCGGATTCTGCCAAGAGTTGGCACAAATGTGTCAAATTTCGGGCATG GAATTCAACAGTGAACCGGTGCTTCCAATATATTCAGCTAGACCAGATCAAGTAGCGAAGGCACTAAAGCATGTCTATAATGTAGCACTACACAAACTCAAGGGTAAAGAACTTGAGCTTCTTTTGGCCATCCTCCCAGACAATAATGGAGCTTTATATG GTGACATCAAACGTATCTGCGAAACCGATTTGGGCTTGATATCGCAGTGTTGCTTAACGAAACATGTTTTTAAGATCAGCAAGCAGTATTTGGCAAATGTCTCGCTTAAAATCAATGTTAAG atgggAGGAAGGAACACCGTGCTCGTGGATGCGCTAAGTTGGAGGATTCCCTTGGTCAGTGACATACCAACTATTATATTTGGGGCAGATGTAACACATCCTGAAACTGGGGAGGACTCTAGTCCATCCATTGCTGCA GTTGTGGCTTCTCAAGACTGGCCGGAAGTTACAAAATATGCTGGATTGGTGTGTGCACAGGCACATCGACAAGAGCTCATTCAGGACCTTTACAAAACATGGCATGACCCTCAGAGAGGCACAGTAACAGGAGGCATGGTCAG GGAACTCTTAATATCCTTTAGGAAGGCCACGGGACAGAAACCATTGAGGATAATTTTCTACCG GGATGGCGTTAGTGAAGGCCAATTCTACCAAGTTCTCCTTTATGAGTTGGATGCTATCCGTAAG GCTTGTGCATCCCTAGAACCAAATTACCAACCTCCTGTAACGTTTGTCGTCGTTCAAAAGCGTCACCATACAAGACTGTTTGCAAACAATCACAAAGACAGAAGTAGCATGGACAAAAGTGGAAACATTTTACCTG GAACTGTTGTTGATTCGAAGATATGCCACCCAACGGAgtttgatttctacctctgtagTCACGCTGGAATCCAG GGTACAAGTAGGCCAGCTCACTACCATGTCCTCTGGGATGAGAACAACTTCTCAGCAGACGAAATGCAGACGTTGACAAACAACCTTTGCTACAC TTACGCACGGTGCACGCGCTCTGTTTCCGTCG TCCCACCTGCATATTACGCGCATCTGGCTGCATTCCGGGCGCGGTTCTACATGGAGCCGGAGCTGTCGGAGAACCACACGTCGAAGAGCTCCAGTGGGACGAATGGTACCTCCGTGAAGCCTTTGCCCGCTGTGAAAGAGAAGGTGAAGAGGGTGATGTTCTACTGTTGA
- the LOC123413305 gene encoding pentatricopeptide repeat-containing protein At1g31430-like has protein sequence MAPACHRGMPLRECNLLIRTLARRSSHADVMAVYYDLRERGLVADSFTYPFVLRAIGALQISVEGRKAHAATLKTGFRWDAYTASSLMDMYTMLGRLEAARKVFDEMPQRAVVVWNMMLRCYVRCGRNTEAVALAEEMERGRLTPDRVTLLTALTACSRAGDLSLGRKIHAYMDGVTGFSLPVANALLDMYVKNGCLEEAVNLFEKMPSRNVVSWTTLVSGYAFAGQVDKARLLFHQCTEKDLIMWTAMINAYAQHGCFIEALSLFRDMQMHQIEPDRFTVVTLLTCCANLGALDQGQLIHQFAEGRNMKLDAVLGTALIDMYAKCGHVEKSVEVFERMEGRDTKAWTAIICGLATNGQAGRALELFEDMERSEAKPDSVTFIGVLSACCHGGLVDEGRKQFRAMKEVYRIRPRVEHYSCLVNLLGRAGQLDEAEKLIKSIPINKDAMPLFGALITACKAQGNVKMSERLTKRIGKQGYQIPDVNLLMSNVYATASRWEDVVRVRSKMAHPSVKKNAGCSLIEVKGY, from the coding sequence ATGGCGCCGGCGTGCCACCGCGGCATGCCGCTGCGCGAGTGCAACCTGCTGATCAGGACCCTCGCGAGGCGCAGCAGCCACGCCGACGTCATGGCGGTCTACTATGACCTCCGCGAGCGCGGCCTCGTCGCCGACAGCTTCACCTACCCATTCGTGCTCAGGGCCATCGGTGCCCTCCAGATATCGGTCGAGGGACGCAAGGCGCACGCGGCGACCCTCAAGACCGGTTTCCGGTGGGACGCCTACACCGCGAGCTCGCTCATGGACATGTACACGATGCTGGGCCGTCTGGAAGCCGCGCggaaggtgttcgacgaaatgccgcAGAGGGCGGTGGTGGTGTGGAATATGATGCTCAGGTGCTATGTCAGGTGCGGCCGAAACACAGAAGCGGTTGCTTTGGCTGAGGAGATGGAAAGGGGCCGTCTCACACCGGATAGGGTCACGTTGTTGACCGCACTGACCGCGTGCTCCAGAGCCGGTGACCTGAGCTTAGGAAGGAAGATTCATGCCTATATGGATGGAGTCACTGGGTTCAGCCTCCCAGTTGCAAATGCACTGCTGGACATGTACGTCAAGAATGGTTGCTTGGAAGAGGCGGTGAACCTGTTCGAGAAAATGCCGTCGAGGAACGTCGTTTCTTGGACTACACTTGTGTCGGGTTATGCCTTTGCCGGACAGGTGGACAAGGCCAGACTACTCTTCCACCAGTGCACAGAGAAGGATCTAATTATGTGGACTGCTATGATCAACGCGTATGCACAACACGGATGCTTCATCGAGGCAttgtcgttgtttcgagacatgcAGATGCATCAAATTGAGCCGGACAGGTTCACTGTGGTCACTCTCCTAACATGCTGTGCTAATCTTGGCGCGCTTGATCAAGGTCAATTGATCCACCAGTTTGCTGAAGGTAGGAACATGAAGCTTGATGCAGTTCTTGGCACGGCGTTGATTGACATGTATGCCAAGTGTGGGCATGTAGAGAAGTCGGTGGAGGTCTTTGAACGAATGGAAGGCAGAGATACTAAAGCCTGGACTGCCATTATCTGCGGCCTGGCCACAAATGGTCAGGCAGGTAGAGCCCTCGAATTGTTTGAGGATATGGAGAGGAGCGAAGCCAAGCCTGACAGTGTTACCTTCATTGGGGTGCTGAGTGCATGTTGCCATGGTGGCTTGGTTGATGAAGGGCGGAAACAGTTTCGTGCTATGAAGGAGGTTTATCGGATACGTCCAAGAGTTGAACATTATAGTTGCCTTGTCAATCTTTTAGGTCGTGCTGGTCAACTTGATGAAGCTGAGAAGTTGATCAAGAGTATACCAATTAACAAGGACGCTATGCCACTGTTTGGTGCACTCATCACTGCTTGCAAGGCTCAAGGCAATGTCAAGATGAGCGAAAGACTGACGAAACGTATAGGCAAGCAAGGCTACCAAATTCCTGATGTGAATTTGCTCATGTCTAATGTGTATGCAACTGCAAGTCGATGGGAGGATGTAGTAAGAGTAAGGAGTAAGATGGCACACCCCAGTGTCAAGAAAAATGCAGGGTGCAGCTTGATCGAGGTGAAGGGATACTGA